One Myxococcaceae bacterium JPH2 DNA window includes the following coding sequences:
- a CDS encoding HAMP domain-containing histidine kinase: protein MSLRRWLRLPTGLLPRIYLVGVAQLVLVAVTLAVARDFLRDQPWKTRLVEEVSYLSDEWARQAEDPAALQASLERARSRMGVQVTVRRVDGHLLANTRPIPAPPLRGDELDSVASRPGRVSGPPGPFTALGPWPGSMQVYTSVSWPPPPPPDGHVPFFVGLVLVCTAITSVLFARTLAVPLLKLAAAARSFGAGRLDVRTGLRRQDELGEVSEAFDEMAGRITLLLRSQKELLANVSHELRTPLSRIRVALDLASEGDATMARESLADIAEDLSDLERLVDDVLTTSRLELGAEGSTGASPPLRVQRVEPRMLVDKAAQRFRSSWSRHHLDVRVEEPLPSLVADPVLLRRVLDNLLDNAGKYSEPGTQVRLQARPEGEGLVVEVSDEGIGIESEDLPRIGTPFFRTDRSRARTTGGVGLGLTLVRRIVDAHGGTLTLESRPGQGTLVRVRLPGVAQEAGQAASPEARHLS from the coding sequence GTGAGCCTTCGTCGCTGGCTTCGACTCCCCACGGGCTTGCTGCCGCGCATCTACCTGGTGGGTGTGGCGCAGCTCGTGCTCGTCGCCGTCACGCTCGCGGTGGCGCGAGACTTCCTGCGCGACCAGCCGTGGAAGACGCGCCTCGTCGAGGAGGTCTCCTATCTCAGCGATGAGTGGGCCCGGCAGGCGGAGGACCCCGCCGCGCTCCAGGCCTCGCTGGAGCGGGCCCGTTCGCGCATGGGCGTGCAGGTGACGGTGCGCCGGGTGGATGGCCATCTGCTCGCCAACACCCGGCCCATCCCCGCGCCTCCCTTGCGAGGAGACGAGCTGGATTCCGTGGCGAGCCGGCCCGGGAGGGTCTCGGGCCCGCCGGGACCCTTCACCGCGCTGGGGCCCTGGCCGGGCTCCATGCAGGTGTACACGAGCGTGTCGTGGCCTCCGCCGCCTCCGCCGGATGGGCACGTGCCCTTCTTCGTGGGGCTGGTGCTGGTGTGCACGGCCATCACGTCCGTCCTCTTCGCGCGCACGTTGGCGGTGCCGCTGTTGAAGCTGGCGGCTGCGGCGCGCTCGTTCGGCGCGGGACGCTTGGATGTGCGCACGGGCCTGCGACGCCAGGACGAACTGGGTGAAGTGTCCGAGGCCTTCGACGAGATGGCCGGGCGCATCACCTTGCTTTTGCGTTCGCAGAAGGAGCTGCTCGCCAACGTGTCGCACGAGCTGCGCACGCCGCTGTCCCGCATCCGCGTGGCGTTGGACCTGGCCTCCGAGGGCGACGCGACCATGGCGCGCGAGTCGCTCGCGGACATCGCGGAGGACCTGTCCGACCTGGAGCGACTGGTGGACGACGTGCTGACGACGTCGCGGCTGGAGCTGGGCGCGGAAGGGTCCACGGGCGCCTCGCCGCCCCTGCGCGTGCAGCGGGTGGAGCCTCGGATGTTGGTGGACAAGGCCGCGCAGCGCTTCCGGAGTTCGTGGAGCCGTCATCACCTGGACGTGCGCGTGGAGGAGCCACTGCCGTCGTTGGTGGCGGACCCCGTGCTGCTGCGCCGGGTGCTCGACAACCTGCTCGACAACGCGGGCAAGTACTCCGAGCCGGGCACGCAGGTGCGGCTCCAGGCGAGGCCCGAGGGCGAAGGCCTGGTGGTGGAGGTGTCCGACGAGGGCATCGGCATCGAGTCGGAGGACCTGCCTCGCATTGGCACGCCGTTCTTCCGGACCGACCGCAGCCGCGCGCGCACCACGGGCGGCGTGGGGCTGGGGCTCACGTTGGTGCGGCGCATCGTGGATGCCCACGGGGGCACGCTCACGCTGGAGAGTCGGCCGGGGCAGGGCACGCTCGTGCGCGTCAGGCTCCCCGGGGTGGCGCAGGAGGCCGGGCAGGCAGCCAGCCCCGAGGCCCGTCATCTTTCGTAA
- a CDS encoding zinc-binding dehydrogenase — translation MRARKVVIHKAGGHERLLIESMSVPEPGPGEVVIATEAVGVNYADCVVRMGLYSSAKEYVGWPITPGFEVAGTVAAVGPDVTDVSPGMRVFGVTRFDGYATHVRIPRHQVFALPAGWTMAQAAGFPAVFLTAYYALWELAHPKPGANVLVHSAAGGVGGALLQIGRIAGCRMVGVVGGPHKVAVARELGAEVVIDKSREDLWVVAQHAAPRGYDVVLDANGPTTLRESYRHLASPGKLIIYGFHSMLPRQGGRPNFARLAWDWLRTPRFNPLTLTNDNTSVLAFNLSYLFESRSILQEAMTRLLGWVEAGRLVAPRVTTFPFDQVADAHRALESGTTVGKLVLIP, via the coding sequence ATGCGCGCGCGAAAGGTCGTCATTCACAAAGCAGGCGGTCACGAGCGACTGTTGATTGAGTCCATGTCCGTGCCCGAACCGGGCCCGGGCGAGGTGGTCATCGCGACCGAGGCGGTGGGCGTGAACTACGCGGACTGTGTCGTCCGCATGGGTTTGTATTCCTCTGCCAAGGAATACGTGGGGTGGCCCATCACCCCAGGCTTCGAGGTGGCCGGGACGGTGGCGGCGGTGGGCCCGGATGTGACGGATGTGTCACCGGGCATGCGCGTGTTCGGCGTGACGCGCTTCGATGGCTATGCCACACACGTGCGCATCCCCAGACATCAGGTGTTCGCCTTGCCGGCGGGCTGGACGATGGCGCAGGCGGCGGGCTTCCCGGCGGTGTTCCTCACCGCGTACTACGCGCTGTGGGAGCTGGCGCATCCGAAGCCGGGCGCGAATGTGTTGGTGCACTCGGCGGCGGGCGGCGTGGGCGGCGCGCTGCTCCAGATTGGCCGCATCGCGGGATGCCGGATGGTCGGAGTGGTGGGTGGTCCGCACAAGGTGGCGGTCGCGCGCGAGCTGGGGGCGGAGGTCGTCATCGACAAGAGCCGCGAGGACTTGTGGGTGGTGGCCCAGCACGCCGCGCCGCGCGGATATGACGTGGTGCTGGACGCGAACGGCCCCACCACGCTGCGCGAGAGCTACCGGCACCTCGCGTCGCCGGGGAAGCTCATCATCTACGGCTTCCACTCGATGCTGCCGCGCCAGGGCGGGCGACCGAACTTCGCCAGGCTCGCTTGGGATTGGTTGCGCACGCCGCGGTTCAATCCGCTCACGCTGACGAACGACAACACGAGCGTGCTCGCCTTCAATCTCTCGTACCTGTTCGAGTCGCGAAGCATCCTCCAGGAGGCCATGACTCGCCTGCTCGGGTGGGTAGAGGCGGGGCGGCTGGTGGCGCCTCGGGTGACGACGTTCCCGTTCGACCAGGTGGCGGATGCGCACCGCGCGTTGGAGTCCGGCACCACGGTGGGCAAGCTCGTGTTGATACCGTGA
- a CDS encoding MFS transporter, producing MTTQSPAQVPWWKEPTKGQWMSFLAAWVGWILDAFDFTIFLLVMPAIAKEFGATMTVTSLSITLTLLLRLVGGVVAGWASDRWGRKLPLMISVVWFAVCDGAVAFSHSFTMVLVLRTLFGFGMGAEWTSGATLAMENWPERSRGIASGILQGSWAVGYLLATATAAVVVPVWGWRALFLLAAAPALLVLPIRFWVPESPDWKKAAESKQPQPSLMALVRQGLGVRLVWASVLLGFGFVSYYGYTSLYPTLLQTQLGMTQQQLAPMLYLFNIGMLVGAIFCGSLAARRGAGLALAIPVLGSLPFIPLYVGMVPSALWLGALAGGVLGAGITGVTPMLLTSIFPAHVRGRCVGLVYHVGAFLAAGVPTAMAALHEKANLSLSEVIAITAAGGGVLMLGVYLLRPKDSPGSAVESSPAPAMH from the coding sequence ATGACGACGCAGAGCCCGGCGCAGGTGCCCTGGTGGAAGGAGCCCACGAAGGGCCAGTGGATGTCCTTCCTGGCGGCGTGGGTCGGTTGGATTCTCGACGCGTTCGACTTCACCATCTTCCTGCTCGTCATGCCGGCCATCGCCAAGGAGTTCGGCGCGACCATGACGGTGACGTCGCTCTCCATCACCCTCACGCTGCTGCTGCGTCTGGTGGGTGGCGTGGTGGCGGGATGGGCCTCGGACCGGTGGGGTCGCAAGCTGCCGCTGATGATTTCGGTGGTGTGGTTCGCCGTGTGTGATGGCGCGGTGGCGTTCTCGCACTCGTTCACCATGGTGCTGGTGCTGCGCACGCTGTTTGGCTTTGGCATGGGCGCGGAGTGGACGAGCGGCGCCACGCTGGCCATGGAGAACTGGCCGGAGCGCAGCCGAGGCATCGCGTCCGGCATCCTCCAGGGGAGCTGGGCGGTGGGTTACCTGCTGGCCACCGCGACCGCGGCCGTGGTGGTGCCGGTGTGGGGTTGGCGCGCGCTGTTCCTGCTCGCCGCCGCGCCCGCGCTGCTGGTGCTGCCCATCCGCTTCTGGGTGCCGGAGAGCCCGGACTGGAAGAAGGCCGCTGAGTCGAAGCAGCCGCAGCCCTCACTGATGGCGCTGGTGCGCCAGGGCCTGGGGGTCCGACTGGTCTGGGCCTCGGTGCTGCTCGGCTTCGGGTTCGTCTCCTACTACGGCTACACCAGCCTCTACCCCACGCTGCTCCAGACGCAGTTGGGGATGACGCAGCAGCAGCTCGCGCCGATGCTGTACCTGTTCAACATCGGGATGCTGGTGGGCGCCATCTTCTGCGGCAGCCTGGCGGCACGGCGCGGCGCGGGACTGGCGCTGGCCATCCCCGTGCTGGGCTCGCTGCCCTTCATCCCGCTCTACGTCGGCATGGTGCCGTCCGCGCTGTGGCTGGGCGCGCTGGCGGGCGGCGTGCTGGGCGCGGGCATCACCGGCGTGACGCCCATGCTGCTCACGTCCATCTTCCCGGCCCACGTGCGCGGGCGCTGCGTGGGTCTGGTCTACCACGTGGGTGCCTTCCTCGCGGCCGGCGTGCCCACGGCCATGGCCGCGCTGCATGAGAAGGCGAACCTGTCGCTGTCGGAGGTCATCGCCATCACGGCGGCGGGCGGCGGCGTGTTGATGCTCGGCGTGTACCTGCTGCGCCCGAAGGACTCGCCCGGAAGTGCGGTGGAGTCGAGCCCCGCGCCGGCCATGCACTGA
- a CDS encoding ketoacyl-ACP synthase III, with product MRYAQILSTGRYVPEKLITNADVEKILGESVDEWLQQNVGIKERRHMADDQATSDLCVAAARQAMERAGVTASDLDLIIVSTDTPDYLSPGTASVVQAKLGAANAGTYDINAACAGWVTALDVGSKTIAADDSYRRILVVGAYGMSRYINWKDKKTCTLFADGAGAVVLGAGTTPGFLGAKLLANGEYHDALGIYTGGTHRPATAESLALTGGKPAVQFVRKFPATFNTERWPMLLDQLLKRADQSLDDVKLFVFTQLNLRTIEATMKAMQQPMAKAHYTMDKWGYTGSACIPMTLDDAVLQGKVRRGDLVAFCASGGGLAMASALYRWTA from the coding sequence ATGCGATACGCGCAGATCCTCTCCACGGGTCGCTACGTCCCCGAGAAGCTCATCACCAACGCGGACGTCGAGAAGATTCTCGGCGAGTCCGTGGACGAGTGGCTCCAGCAGAACGTGGGCATCAAGGAGCGCCGCCACATGGCGGACGACCAGGCGACCAGCGACCTGTGCGTGGCCGCCGCGCGCCAGGCGATGGAGCGCGCGGGTGTCACCGCGAGCGACCTGGACCTCATCATCGTCTCCACGGACACGCCGGACTACCTGAGCCCCGGCACCGCGTCCGTGGTGCAGGCCAAGCTGGGCGCGGCGAACGCGGGCACGTATGACATCAACGCGGCGTGCGCCGGTTGGGTGACGGCGCTCGACGTGGGCTCCAAGACGATTGCCGCGGACGACAGCTACCGCCGCATCCTCGTGGTGGGCGCCTACGGGATGAGCCGCTACATCAACTGGAAGGACAAGAAGACCTGCACCCTGTTCGCGGATGGCGCGGGCGCGGTGGTGCTGGGCGCGGGCACCACGCCCGGCTTCCTGGGCGCCAAGCTCCTGGCCAACGGCGAGTACCACGACGCGCTCGGCATCTACACGGGCGGCACGCACCGCCCGGCCACCGCGGAGTCGCTGGCGCTCACGGGCGGCAAGCCCGCGGTGCAGTTCGTCCGCAAGTTCCCCGCGACCTTCAACACCGAGCGCTGGCCCATGCTGTTGGATCAGCTCCTCAAGCGCGCGGACCAGTCGCTGGATGACGTGAAGCTGTTCGTCTTCACGCAGCTCAACCTGCGCACCATCGAGGCCACCATGAAGGCGATGCAGCAGCCCATGGCCAAGGCCCACTACACGATGGACAAGTGGGGCTACACGGGCTCGGCCTGCATCCCCATGACGCTCGATGACGCCGTGCTGCAGGGCAAGGTCCGGCGCGGCGACCTGGTGGCGTTCTGTGCCAGCGGCGGCGGACTCGCCATGGCCTCCGCGCTGTACCGCTGGACGGCCTGA
- a CDS encoding alpha/beta hydrolase: protein MSTSRALKALLLAAGLASASGCVRSYASAPALSFQDLDYSSPETKTPWPLKRVALPKTAATYGLTRVPEMAYVEMPAAPGARTVVLVHGLGSYLKFWRAQIDVLSQAGYRVIAVDLPGFGKSDKPGTFPYTMEAMADAVRELTLGLGIEHPILVGHSMGGQTVLSYAIRYPSEPAAVVLVSPAGFEKFTPKEKAWFARVMSTEFIKSAPEYAIWGSVRQANFQQWRPELEWLIEERVRLSKAPEFDAYAYANVRSVSGLAHDDFVRDNLQHITAPTLILFGENDRLIPNPFMHGGFSRDIFEYGHSRIAGSKLVGFPGCGHILQLDCPGPFNAALTAFLQTVPAPSVGAVAPESAPTEPARQGTPEKQE from the coding sequence ATGAGCACCTCCCGCGCCCTCAAGGCCCTGCTGCTCGCGGCGGGGCTCGCCTCTGCATCCGGCTGCGTCCGCTCCTATGCGAGCGCGCCCGCCTTGTCGTTCCAGGACCTGGACTACTCGTCGCCGGAGACGAAGACGCCCTGGCCCCTGAAGCGCGTGGCCCTGCCGAAGACGGCGGCCACGTATGGCCTGACCCGCGTGCCAGAGATGGCCTACGTGGAGATGCCCGCCGCGCCCGGCGCGCGCACCGTGGTGCTCGTCCACGGACTGGGCAGCTACCTGAAGTTCTGGCGCGCGCAGATCGACGTGCTGAGTCAGGCGGGCTACCGCGTCATCGCGGTGGACCTGCCGGGCTTCGGCAAGTCAGACAAGCCCGGCACGTTCCCGTACACCATGGAGGCCATGGCGGACGCGGTGCGCGAGCTGACCCTGGGACTGGGCATCGAGCACCCCATCCTGGTGGGCCACTCCATGGGCGGGCAGACGGTGCTGTCGTATGCCATTCGCTACCCGAGCGAGCCGGCGGCGGTGGTGCTGGTGTCGCCCGCGGGCTTCGAGAAGTTCACGCCGAAGGAGAAGGCGTGGTTCGCGCGCGTCATGAGCACGGAGTTCATCAAGAGCGCGCCGGAGTACGCCATCTGGGGCAGCGTGCGGCAGGCCAACTTCCAGCAGTGGCGTCCGGAGCTGGAGTGGCTCATCGAGGAGCGCGTGCGCCTCTCCAAGGCGCCCGAGTTCGACGCGTATGCCTATGCGAACGTCCGCTCGGTGTCGGGGCTCGCCCACGATGACTTCGTGCGCGACAACCTCCAGCACATCACCGCGCCCACGCTCATCCTCTTCGGTGAGAACGACCGGTTGATTCCCAACCCGTTCATGCACGGTGGCTTCTCGCGAGACATCTTCGAGTACGGCCACTCGCGCATCGCCGGCTCGAAGCTGGTGGGGTTCCCGGGGTGTGGGCACATCCTCCAACTCGACTGCCCGGGTCCCTTCAATGCCGCGCTGACGGCGTTCCTTCAGACGGTCCCTGCGCCGAGTGTTGGAGCGGTGGCGCCGGAGTCCGCGCCCACCGAGCCGGCTCGGCAGGGGACGCCCGAGAAGCAGGAGTAG
- a CDS encoding long-chain fatty acid--CoA ligase: protein MFIGDWMGRGALYWPEQLAVVDVARGDAGRFTYRALNARCEALAAWLRDVAGVKRGDRVGLVAHNGVEYLDAFFACGKLGAIFVPYNWRLHASELADLVRSVRPSVLLFGDDFRDAVAHVREHVVGGPRLVALESVGLPGADAYATVLAHTSATPVSNPTVDAEDIVCLLFTGGTTGRSKGAQVSYRMVAWNTLNTLVHELRPGDVTLTHTPMFHTGGLLVYSVPLLTVGGTVVIMRRWDPEELLALIAREKVTFFFAVPTQYQQLLDSQRWRSTDFSSVRFMTSGGAPLPVPLLQAWQAVHAVPFKQGFGMTEFGPGIFSMGPEFAVSKAGSIGRPNYFVDAKLVDDHGQTVPVGEVGELWLKGPSMCSGYFEDEAATREAIGADGWLRTGDLASQDADGFFTIAGRKKDMFISGGENVYPLELESALYEHSAVQQCAVVGVPDAKWGEVGRAFVVLKPGQAASAEALLEHLRGRVARFKVPKQVELVERLPVSPAGKILKRELRDAAIAAAARANQESP, encoded by the coding sequence ATGTTCATCGGAGACTGGATGGGACGGGGCGCGCTCTACTGGCCGGAGCAGCTCGCCGTGGTGGATGTGGCCCGAGGTGACGCGGGCCGCTTCACCTACCGCGCCCTGAACGCGCGCTGTGAGGCCTTGGCCGCGTGGCTGCGCGACGTGGCCGGCGTGAAGCGCGGCGACCGCGTGGGCCTGGTGGCGCACAACGGCGTGGAGTACCTGGACGCCTTCTTCGCCTGCGGGAAGCTGGGCGCCATCTTCGTGCCGTACAACTGGCGCCTGCACGCATCCGAGCTGGCGGACCTGGTGCGCTCCGTCCGCCCGAGCGTGCTGCTCTTCGGCGATGACTTCCGGGACGCCGTGGCGCACGTGCGCGAGCACGTCGTCGGTGGGCCGCGGCTGGTGGCACTGGAGTCCGTGGGCCTGCCGGGCGCGGACGCCTACGCGACGGTGCTGGCGCATACCTCGGCCACGCCCGTGTCCAACCCCACCGTGGACGCGGAGGACATCGTCTGTCTGCTGTTCACGGGCGGCACCACGGGGCGCTCCAAGGGCGCGCAGGTGTCCTACCGCATGGTGGCGTGGAACACGCTCAACACGCTGGTGCATGAGCTTCGCCCGGGCGACGTCACCCTCACGCACACGCCCATGTTCCACACGGGCGGGCTGCTCGTGTACTCGGTGCCGCTGCTCACCGTGGGCGGCACCGTCGTCATCATGCGGCGATGGGACCCCGAGGAGCTGCTCGCGCTCATCGCCCGCGAGAAGGTGACGTTCTTCTTCGCGGTGCCCACGCAATATCAGCAGCTGCTCGACTCGCAGCGCTGGCGGAGCACGGACTTCTCCTCGGTGCGCTTCATGACCAGCGGTGGCGCGCCGCTGCCGGTGCCGCTGCTCCAGGCGTGGCAAGCGGTGCACGCGGTGCCCTTCAAGCAGGGCTTCGGGATGACCGAGTTCGGGCCCGGAATCTTCAGCATGGGCCCCGAGTTCGCGGTGTCCAAGGCGGGCTCCATCGGCCGGCCCAACTACTTCGTCGACGCGAAGCTGGTGGATGACCACGGACAGACGGTGCCCGTGGGCGAGGTGGGCGAGCTGTGGCTGAAGGGGCCCTCGATGTGCTCGGGCTACTTCGAGGACGAGGCCGCCACGCGCGAGGCCATTGGCGCGGATGGCTGGCTGCGCACCGGTGACCTGGCGAGCCAGGACGCGGATGGGTTCTTCACCATCGCGGGCCGCAAGAAGGACATGTTCATCTCCGGCGGCGAGAACGTGTACCCGCTGGAGCTGGAGTCCGCGCTCTACGAGCACTCGGCCGTGCAGCAGTGCGCCGTCGTCGGCGTGCCCGACGCGAAGTGGGGTGAGGTGGGGCGCGCCTTCGTGGTGCTCAAGCCCGGGCAGGCCGCCTCGGCCGAGGCGCTGCTGGAGCACCTGCGGGGCCGCGTGGCCCGCTTCAAGGTGCCCAAGCAGGTGGAGTTGGTGGAGCGGCTGCCGGTGTCCCCGGCCGGAAAGATTCTCAAGCGCGAGCTGCGCGACGCGGCCATCGCCGCGGCTGCTCGCGCGAACCAGGAGTCCCCATGA
- a CDS encoding long-chain fatty acid--CoA ligase: MPIVHDWLARRALLAPERTALIDALHGGRRISWRAWDAAAHRTALLLRQLGVERGSRVAVLAHNCVEFLDLLFACAKLGAILQPLNWRLSAVELRALLADAEPWVLVFGPEFRAQVDAVRPEAPCVRHWVSLGEPGAGELPFSSRDGVSQGLLPELSLEADAPWVLCYTGGSTGLPKAAILTHGSITANAANTVVSWGLTSEDVALLNAPLFHTGGLNVFTTPLVYAGGASLVCRGFEVAQVFDAIQGGEVNLVFGVPTMFIEMQRHARFDAVDFSRVKLLISGGAPCPAPVFERFFARGVAFKTGYGLTEAGPNNFWLPPEDARRKPGAVGVPLFHVEAKVDGALRPGDVGELLLRGPHLCAGYWRRPEETARAFVEGWLRTGDLATRDEDGAFRIVGRSKDLIISGGENIYPSEVESVLAGHPDVAEVAVIGVPDARWGETPRALVVPRVGASLSSEALLGFCEGRLARYKTPRSVRLLEALPRTSAGKVDRRALSAAHGEA; encoded by the coding sequence ATGCCCATCGTCCATGACTGGCTGGCCCGCCGAGCGTTGCTCGCGCCGGAGCGCACCGCGCTCATCGACGCGCTTCACGGTGGCCGTCGCATCTCATGGCGCGCGTGGGATGCCGCCGCGCATCGCACCGCGCTCCTGTTGCGACAGCTCGGCGTGGAGCGAGGCTCGCGCGTGGCGGTGCTCGCGCACAACTGCGTGGAGTTCCTGGACCTGCTCTTCGCCTGCGCGAAGCTGGGCGCCATCCTCCAGCCGCTCAACTGGCGCTTGAGCGCCGTGGAGCTGCGGGCGCTGCTCGCGGACGCGGAGCCGTGGGTGCTCGTGTTTGGTCCGGAGTTCCGCGCGCAGGTGGATGCCGTGAGGCCCGAGGCGCCCTGCGTGCGGCATTGGGTGTCATTGGGTGAGCCGGGCGCGGGAGAGCTTCCGTTCTCCAGTCGGGACGGCGTGTCGCAGGGCTTGCTGCCGGAGCTGTCGCTGGAGGCGGATGCGCCGTGGGTGCTCTGCTACACGGGCGGCAGCACCGGTCTGCCAAAGGCAGCCATCCTCACGCATGGCTCCATCACCGCCAACGCAGCCAACACCGTGGTGAGCTGGGGCCTCACGTCCGAGGACGTGGCGCTGCTCAACGCGCCGCTGTTCCACACCGGCGGGTTGAATGTCTTCACCACGCCGCTGGTGTACGCGGGGGGCGCGTCGCTCGTGTGTCGAGGCTTCGAGGTGGCGCAGGTGTTCGACGCCATCCAGGGCGGCGAGGTCAACCTCGTCTTCGGCGTGCCCACCATGTTCATCGAGATGCAGCGCCACGCGCGCTTCGACGCGGTGGACTTCTCCCGCGTGAAGTTGCTCATCAGCGGCGGCGCGCCGTGTCCCGCGCCGGTGTTCGAGCGCTTCTTCGCCCGAGGCGTGGCGTTCAAGACGGGCTATGGGCTCACGGAGGCGGGGCCCAACAACTTCTGGCTGCCGCCGGAGGATGCGCGCCGCAAGCCGGGCGCGGTGGGCGTGCCGCTCTTCCACGTCGAAGCGAAGGTCGACGGTGCGCTTCGTCCGGGCGACGTGGGCGAGCTGCTGCTGCGCGGACCCCACCTGTGCGCGGGGTACTGGCGGCGTCCCGAGGAGACCGCTCGCGCGTTCGTGGAGGGGTGGCTGCGCACGGGGGACCTGGCCACGCGCGATGAGGACGGCGCGTTCCGCATCGTGGGGCGGAGCAAGGACCTCATCATCTCCGGAGGCGAGAACATCTATCCCTCCGAGGTGGAGAGCGTGCTCGCCGGCCATCCGGACGTCGCCGAGGTGGCGGTCATCGGTGTGCCCGATGCGCGCTGGGGTGAGACGCCTCGCGCGCTCGTCGTGCCGCGCGTGGGCGCCTCGCTCTCATCCGAGGCGCTGCTGGGGTTCTGTGAGGGACGGCTGGCTCGCTACAAGACGCCGCGCTCGGTGCGCCTCCTCGAGGCGCTGCCGCGCACGTCCGCGGGCAAGGTGGATCGCCGCGCGCTCAGTGCGGCGCACGGCGAGGCTTGA
- a CDS encoding lipase — MRLRHSLTLAGALLLGPLTGCGTETEAPLSSQETGDVIATQAAVTTTGFTSHFRQWLSDNGYEPTYNLIRDDLSGGSYGGKSSASDTVVNQPVIFIHGNSDKAVGTGTAGQTGWNASLDYFLANGYKTSELYATTWGPANAAMSAYQYHSKTNVMKVRKFIEAVKAYTGAAKVDIVTHSMGVTLTRKAILGGWAHDAADGGDYYVGAPLTSSVDTFVGIAGANLGLTSCYQTGPGTPTCGSTNGLYPGYLYFGFVTGRSEYLNDLLASSGYEGTYRYSIYSTADEIIGYGGIVYGSYTSRIPGQTGEKVYTAYPYGHFNSKDLTGSVQLSMVKNHTIP; from the coding sequence ATGCGATTGCGACACTCGCTCACCCTCGCTGGCGCCCTGCTGCTCGGCCCTCTGACGGGCTGCGGCACGGAGACGGAAGCCCCTCTCTCCTCTCAGGAGACAGGTGATGTGATTGCGACCCAGGCCGCGGTCACCACCACGGGCTTCACCTCGCACTTCCGCCAGTGGTTGTCAGACAATGGCTATGAGCCCACCTACAACCTCATCCGAGACGACCTCTCGGGCGGCAGCTACGGCGGCAAGTCCAGCGCCAGCGATACCGTGGTGAATCAGCCGGTGATTTTCATTCACGGCAACTCGGACAAGGCGGTGGGCACCGGCACGGCAGGACAGACGGGCTGGAATGCCTCGCTCGATTACTTCCTGGCCAATGGCTACAAGACGAGCGAGCTGTATGCGACGACCTGGGGCCCGGCCAACGCCGCCATGTCCGCATACCAATACCATTCCAAGACAAATGTGATGAAGGTCCGCAAGTTCATCGAGGCGGTGAAGGCATACACCGGCGCCGCCAAGGTGGACATCGTCACGCACTCCATGGGCGTGACGCTGACGCGCAAGGCCATCCTCGGTGGCTGGGCGCATGACGCGGCGGACGGCGGCGATTACTACGTGGGCGCGCCGCTCACGTCCTCGGTGGATACGTTCGTCGGCATCGCGGGCGCGAACCTCGGGCTCACGTCCTGCTACCAGACGGGCCCCGGCACTCCGACGTGCGGCTCCACCAATGGCTTGTACCCGGGCTACCTCTACTTCGGCTTCGTGACCGGGCGCTCCGAGTACCTCAATGACTTGCTCGCCAGCTCGGGCTACGAGGGCACGTACCGATACAGCATCTACTCCACGGCCGATGAAATCATCGGCTACGGCGGCATCGTCTACGGCAGCTACACCTCACGCATCCCCGGGCAGACCGGTGAGAAGGTCTACACCGCGTATCCGTATGGCCACTTCAACAGCAAGGACCTCACCGGGAGCGTCCAGTTGAGCATGGTCAAGAACCACACCATCCCGTAG
- a CDS encoding response regulator transcription factor produces the protein METTTRPTPSDEGTVQVLLVEDDERLARLTARYLQEHGLVITVAHNGSDALFEATRHAFDVILLDLMLPGRDGLEVCRELRTRTDVPIIMLTARGEEADRVLGLESGADDYLPKPYSSRELLARIRAQVRRARGKVGPSSQPVQVGRLVLDPRSLRATLDGKALALTTYEFSLLRVLAERAGRVLSREQLLDLVKGSAEEVFDRSVDVHIFRLRQKLEEDPRNPRLLKTVRGAGYMLATGDES, from the coding sequence ATGGAGACGACGACACGCCCCACCCCTTCCGACGAGGGCACTGTCCAGGTGCTGCTCGTGGAGGATGACGAGCGACTCGCCCGTCTCACCGCGCGCTACCTCCAGGAGCACGGCCTGGTCATCACCGTGGCGCACAACGGCTCGGACGCCCTCTTCGAGGCCACGCGCCACGCGTTCGACGTCATCCTCCTGGACCTGATGTTGCCGGGCCGAGACGGCCTGGAGGTATGTCGCGAGCTGCGCACGCGCACGGATGTGCCCATCATCATGCTCACCGCCCGAGGCGAGGAGGCGGACCGCGTGCTCGGGCTGGAGTCCGGCGCGGATGACTATCTGCCCAAGCCCTACTCGTCGCGCGAGCTGCTGGCTCGCATCCGCGCGCAGGTGCGGCGCGCGCGCGGCAAGGTGGGGCCCTCCAGTCAGCCGGTGCAGGTGGGACGTCTGGTATTGGACCCCCGCAGCCTCCGCGCCACGTTGGATGGAAAGGCGCTCGCGCTGACCACGTATGAGTTCAGCCTGCTGCGCGTGCTCGCCGAGCGCGCGGGCCGGGTGCTCAGCCGCGAGCAGCTCCTCGACCTGGTGAAGGGCAGCGCTGAGGAGGTGTTCGACCGCTCGGTGGACGTGCACATCTTCCGCCTGCGCCAGAAGCTGGAGGAGGACCCGCGCAACCCGCGCCTGCTGAAGACCGTGCGGGGCGCGGGCTACATGCTCGCGACAGGAGACGAGTCGTGA